One Brassica napus cultivar Da-Ae chromosome C4, Da-Ae, whole genome shotgun sequence genomic region harbors:
- the LOC106394915 gene encoding putative expansin-B2 has protein sequence MAILVLERCYMIMNLLLVLTFVLLHSAHCFNPKRLNVSAVAGDSDWSLAAATFYGLPTGYGTDDGACGYKNAVAQAPFLSMVSAGGPSLYKSGRGCGACYQIKCTSNQACSTNPVTVVITDECGQGCLTESVHFDLSGTAFGAMAVPGQDSQLRNAGVLQILYRKVECNYNGEMVVFQVDGGSNAYYFAALVEYVNGDGEIGQVELKQALESDTWLPMSHSWGAVWKLEVTSPLRAPLSLRLTYLDSGKTVVASDVIPAGWQPGAKYKSNVNFQV, from the exons ATGGCAATTCTTGTCTTAGAGCGATGTTACATGATCATGAACTTACTCTTGGTTCTAACTTTTGTTCTACTGCACTCGGCTCATTGCTTTAACCCAAAAAGACTCAATGTTTCGGCGGTAGCGGGGGATTCCGATTGGTCTCTGGCCGCAGCTACGTTCTATGGCCTCCCCACCGGCTACGGAACCGacg ATGGAGCATGTGGATATAAAAATGCTGTGGCACAAGCCCCGTTTTTGTCCATGGTATCAGCCGGAGGTCCATCGTTGTATAAGTCGGGGAGAGGATGTGGTGCATGTTATCAG ATAAAATGCACTTCGAACCAGGCGTGTTCGACGAATCCTGTTACGGTAGTGATTACAGACGAATGTGGACAAGGATGCCTCACAGAGTCGGTTCATTTCGATTTGAGCGGTACAGCGTTTGGTGCGATGGCCGTTCCCGGTCAAGATAGCCAGCTTCGAAATGCAGGAGTTTTGCAGATTCTTTATAGAAA AGTTGAGTGCAACTATAATGGCGAAATGGTGGTGTTTCAAGTGGACGGAGGTTCTAACGCCTACTACTTCGCGGCTTTGGTTGAGTATGTAAACGGAGACGGTGAAATAGGCCAAGTTGAACTCAAACAAGCGTTAGAATCTGACACATGGCTTCCAATGAGCCACTCATGGGGTGCGGTGTGGAAGCTTGAAGTTACATCACCTTTGCGAGCTCCACTGTCTCTTCGGTTGACTTATCTAGACTCCGGCAAGACCGTTGTGGCTTCTGATGTTATACCGGCTGGTTGGCAGCCCGGTGCAAA